One genomic segment of Rhizobium viscosum includes these proteins:
- a CDS encoding LysR family transcriptional regulator produces the protein MRPPLESLRILEACVSASSFARAAERLCLTPAAVSLRIRTLETELGQPLFMRAGRRVVPTPAATQLAGRIRESLDGIAGALDEFQAATPPLRLTAPPTFASRWLAPRLARYPSAGGSPVEVDVSADIRDPSAFDVAIRTGRGGWEGLDEYPLAPVEVTPMLAPCLLATQTLDRPGALADFELLPHPDWQEWFRGTGCEMPQALRFVAVDYPTHELDANAAVAGVGAALLSPSLFRPLLEKGLLIAPFPYVLSGPAWHFALMRADDRRLPPRQLCAWLREQAREPLLSRAD, from the coding sequence ATGCGGCCGCCATTGGAGTCCTTGCGAATTCTGGAAGCGTGCGTTTCCGCCTCCAGCTTTGCCCGCGCCGCCGAACGCCTGTGTCTGACGCCCGCAGCCGTCAGTCTCCGCATTCGCACACTGGAGACCGAGCTTGGCCAGCCATTGTTCATGCGCGCGGGGCGGCGCGTCGTGCCGACGCCTGCGGCCACTCAACTGGCCGGTCGAATTCGCGAGTCATTGGATGGCATCGCCGGTGCGCTCGATGAATTTCAGGCTGCGACACCCCCACTCAGATTGACGGCGCCTCCGACATTCGCGTCGCGCTGGCTCGCCCCACGGCTGGCGCGCTATCCTTCGGCCGGGGGATCGCCGGTCGAGGTCGACGTCTCCGCCGATATTCGCGACCCCAGTGCGTTTGACGTCGCCATAAGGACGGGTCGTGGCGGTTGGGAAGGACTTGACGAATACCCGCTCGCGCCGGTTGAAGTCACCCCCATGCTGGCGCCCTGTCTGCTCGCAACGCAGACCCTGGACAGGCCGGGGGCGCTCGCCGATTTCGAGCTATTGCCGCATCCGGATTGGCAGGAATGGTTCAGAGGTACTGGATGCGAGATGCCGCAGGCTCTGCGGTTTGTCGCAGTCGATTACCCGACGCACGAATTGGACGCCAATGCGGCAGTGGCAGGCGTAGGGGCAGCGCTTTTATCGCCATCGTTGTTTCGGCCACTTTTGGAAAAGGGACTGCTCATCGCTCCTTTCCCATATGTGCTGAGCGGGCCTGCCTGGCATTTTGCGTTGATGCGCGCCGACGACCGCCGTCTCCCACCTCGGCAGCTCTGCGCCTGGCTTCGCGAGCAGGCTCGCGAGCCGCTCTTGAGCCGGGCGGACTGA
- a CDS encoding RidA family protein: MSHIESQLQRLGLKLPAPILLPPGVKLSFPWVHISGSRAYISGHGPLDSDGSIAGPLGKVGKDLSLEEGYRAARLTALAMLASLKVALGDLDRVDSWLRVFGMVNTDSSFNSYPLVINGFSDLIAEVYGGERGSHARSAIGVAGLPFDLPVEIEAEVLIRP, translated from the coding sequence ATGTCGCATATCGAAAGCCAGCTACAACGGTTGGGGCTAAAACTTCCGGCGCCGATCCTGCTTCCGCCTGGCGTGAAACTCTCCTTTCCCTGGGTCCACATTTCAGGGTCAAGGGCTTATATTTCCGGACACGGGCCGCTCGATTCAGACGGGTCGATTGCCGGGCCGCTCGGAAAGGTGGGGAAAGATCTGTCGTTGGAAGAAGGCTACCGTGCCGCTCGCCTGACCGCGCTGGCAATGTTAGCCAGCCTGAAAGTTGCGTTGGGTGACCTGGACCGGGTGGACAGCTGGCTTCGCGTCTTCGGCATGGTGAATACAGATTCCTCCTTCAACTCATATCCGCTCGTTATCAATGGCTTCAGCGACCTTATCGCAGAGGTTTACGGCGGCGAACGCGGATCCCACGCCCGCTCCGCGATAGGCGTGGCGGGCCTGCCATTTGACCTTCCCGTCGAGATCGAAGCCGAGGTTCTTATACGGCCTTAG
- a CDS encoding DUF3237 domain-containing protein, which yields MTLQSRHLMTLFLTLHPALELGRTPAGSRRIFPVSGGHFRGERLKGEVSPLIGSDLLLGRADGTFQQDVRLLLNADDGGLILMTYRGVRRSSQSVDERLAKGEAVDPSEYYLRTTPYFETAAPQHAWLNQIVAVAQGGRRADGVEYDVFEIL from the coding sequence ATGACCCTGCAATCTCGGCACCTGATGACACTCTTCCTGACCCTTCACCCGGCGCTCGAGCTCGGCCGGACGCCAGCCGGCAGCCGTCGCATATTTCCCGTTTCCGGCGGACATTTCCGGGGCGAGCGGCTGAAAGGAGAGGTATCGCCGCTGATCGGTTCCGACCTCCTGCTCGGACGCGCGGATGGCACCTTTCAGCAGGATGTCAGGCTCCTGCTTAACGCCGACGACGGCGGTCTGATCCTGATGACCTATCGCGGCGTCCGGCGCTCCTCTCAGAGCGTCGACGAGCGTCTCGCAAAGGGCGAAGCGGTCGACCCTTCGGAATATTATCTGCGAACGACACCCTATTTCGAGACGGCCGCACCACAGCATGCATGGCTCAACCAGATCGTCGCGGTTGCGCAGGGCGGCCGACGTGCTGATGGCGTCGAGTACGATGTCTTCGAGATTCTATGA
- a CDS encoding AraC family transcriptional regulator: protein MDILAEVLDRVRLSGTLLFHFELGHPWNLALPERPYALFHYLSRGSATLALEHGQELRMAEGDLVVVTRGEPHLIYSDSGTKPFLVTDLDRPSHLGVMRHGGSAQPLSTMICGNFILSWPARGSVIELLPPVLLLKPAMDGEWLEAILRRMVSESALERPGQRVALSRMTEVLFVEVLRSWIKSLRPGEGGWLGAMADPYIGRALELIHERPDLPWTLRDLAHRVGLGRSVFSARFTKLVGQSMQRYLIARRMSEAAFLLESSDEGIARIASRVGYETAAAFSKVFHRHHGLSPGRYRAARRTDGRPGPSLADLDQADIKAVAKAV, encoded by the coding sequence ATGGACATCCTTGCCGAAGTGCTCGATCGCGTTCGCCTTAGCGGAACCCTGCTCTTTCACTTCGAGCTCGGCCATCCCTGGAACCTGGCCCTGCCGGAGCGCCCCTACGCCCTGTTCCATTATCTCAGTCGTGGCTCAGCCACCCTCGCCCTCGAACATGGGCAAGAGCTCCGCATGGCGGAGGGCGATCTCGTCGTCGTCACACGCGGCGAGCCCCATTTGATTTACTCGGACAGCGGGACGAAGCCGTTCCTGGTGACGGACCTCGATCGACCCTCACATCTTGGCGTCATGCGTCACGGAGGCAGCGCGCAGCCGCTCTCGACGATGATCTGTGGCAATTTCATTCTGTCGTGGCCCGCGCGCGGTAGCGTGATCGAACTGCTTCCGCCCGTACTTCTCCTGAAGCCGGCGATGGACGGTGAGTGGCTCGAGGCGATCCTGCGGCGCATGGTGAGCGAGTCGGCACTTGAACGGCCCGGCCAACGCGTCGCGCTCTCGCGAATGACAGAGGTGCTCTTCGTCGAGGTGTTGCGAAGCTGGATCAAATCTCTCCGGCCAGGAGAAGGCGGATGGCTTGGGGCGATGGCGGACCCGTATATTGGACGAGCGCTTGAGTTGATCCACGAACGACCGGATCTGCCCTGGACACTGCGCGACCTCGCACACCGCGTGGGGCTCGGCCGCTCGGTGTTCTCTGCTCGCTTCACCAAGCTCGTCGGCCAGTCCATGCAGCGCTATCTGATCGCACGCCGGATGTCGGAGGCTGCGTTCCTGCTGGAATCAAGCGATGAGGGGATTGCCCGGATCGCAAGCCGGGTCGGCTACGAAACCGCCGCGGCGTTTTCGAAGGTGTTCCATCGGCACCACGGCCTGTCACCCGGCCGTTATCGAGCAGCTCGGCGCACCGACGGCCGCCCAGGGCCGTCGCTGGCCGATCTTGACCAAGCTGACATCAAGGCCGTCGCTAAGGCCGTATAA
- a CDS encoding AAA family ATPase, whose protein sequence is MDAASLLATAERVLVIGCSGGGKTTFSAKVADLHRLEFQSLDRDVRWLPGWVERDRTEQRAIISDMVQRDRWVMDGSGASSFDLRLPRSDLVLWVRVPRRVALIGLFKRVSRFYGSVRPAMAEGCPEPLPDREFLSYIWNFEKKYAPLFVKQIERYGPDVPVAVLNSHREMDRLLQRSGRPTAR, encoded by the coding sequence ATGGATGCGGCCAGCCTTTTGGCGACAGCCGAGCGTGTTCTCGTTATCGGATGTTCGGGAGGCGGCAAGACAACATTCTCTGCAAAGGTAGCGGATCTGCACCGCCTGGAATTCCAGTCACTCGACCGGGATGTGCGGTGGCTTCCAGGCTGGGTGGAGCGCGATCGTACCGAGCAAAGAGCAATCATATCGGATATGGTCCAACGTGACCGATGGGTCATGGACGGCAGTGGAGCGTCCTCCTTCGACCTGAGATTGCCGCGCAGCGATCTGGTTCTGTGGGTTCGCGTGCCGAGACGGGTTGCACTGATCGGGCTGTTTAAGCGCGTCTCTCGTTTCTATGGTTCAGTTCGCCCGGCGATGGCTGAAGGATGCCCTGAACCACTGCCGGATCGAGAATTCCTGTCCTACATCTGGAACTTCGAGAAAAAATACGCCCCTCTTTTCGTGAAGCAAATCGAGCGTTATGGGCCGGACGTTCCGGTAGCCGTGCTCAACTCTCATCGCGAGATGGACCGGCTCCTTCAACGATCAGGCAGACCTACCGCTCGATAA
- a CDS encoding LysR family transcriptional regulator: MMKPSLPSAGDFNQLRAFVAVAGSLNFSRAAENLGVSSSALSQMVRGLEERVGVSLFNRTTRSVSLTEAGARLFERVRPAVEELAEALGETRERRAHPTGTVRLHCFRAAADLYLTPILRDFSDTYPQVVLDVTLDDAVVNIVAEGYDVAIRLGEVIDKDLIAVKLGPDLRQTVVASPDYLARHGTPAHPRDLLAHRCIAWRWPGQKTPYKWEFMENGKWFEVAIDGPLISNMKDFGVQAAVDGVGVAFASQQLIAPHIAEGRLVALLEPWSAPFPGYYLCYPAQRQMAPPLRAVIDTIRTGPRKRNGAEAAAPIGAAVQGLRLHR; this comes from the coding sequence ATGATGAAACCATCCCTTCCGTCGGCCGGAGACTTCAACCAGCTCCGCGCCTTCGTGGCCGTTGCCGGTTCGCTGAATTTTAGCCGGGCGGCCGAGAACCTCGGTGTGTCATCCTCCGCACTCAGCCAGATGGTCCGGGGGCTTGAGGAGCGGGTCGGGGTCAGCCTGTTCAACCGCACCACCCGCAGCGTCTCCCTGACCGAGGCGGGGGCCAGGCTGTTCGAACGAGTACGGCCCGCCGTCGAGGAGCTGGCGGAGGCGCTGGGCGAGACCCGCGAGCGCCGCGCCCATCCCACCGGGACCGTGCGGCTGCACTGCTTCCGGGCGGCCGCGGACCTCTACCTGACGCCGATCCTGCGCGACTTCAGCGACACCTATCCGCAGGTCGTGCTCGACGTCACGCTCGACGACGCTGTCGTCAATATCGTGGCCGAAGGCTATGACGTCGCCATCCGCCTGGGCGAGGTGATCGACAAGGACCTCATTGCGGTGAAACTCGGCCCGGACCTGCGCCAGACCGTGGTCGCCTCGCCCGACTATCTCGCCCGGCACGGGACGCCGGCTCATCCGCGCGACCTTCTAGCCCATCGCTGCATCGCCTGGCGATGGCCGGGGCAGAAGACGCCTTACAAATGGGAGTTCATGGAAAACGGCAAGTGGTTCGAGGTCGCGATCGACGGCCCGCTGATCTCCAACATGAAGGACTTCGGGGTGCAGGCGGCGGTCGACGGAGTGGGTGTTGCATTCGCCAGCCAGCAGCTGATCGCGCCTCACATCGCCGAGGGCCGCCTTGTCGCCCTGCTCGAGCCCTGGTCCGCCCCCTTCCCCGGCTACTACCTCTGCTATCCGGCCCAACGGCAGATGGCGCCGCCGCTTCGCGCCGTGATCGATACCATCCGCACCGGCCCGCGCAAGAGAAACGGCGCCGAGGCGGCCGCGCCGATCGGCGCGGCAGTTCAAGGTCTACGTCTACATCGGTAA
- a CDS encoding AraC family transcriptional regulator: protein MISKSGQSAKLPSCYDDFDPDWSDRPAIAVRLDFSDYEAEVPQHQHREGQLILALHGAVTCRTENGIWIVPPDCGIWIPGGVPHSNQVTSNARLSYLFVQPEAARLPRECCTLSVSPMLREMILRLADVPVNSAPDDHVGRMVRVLLDELAQMPIQGLDLPASSHPKIAAITAALMAEPSDRRTLVDWAAHVAMSERSLKRLMVQETGLTFGRWRRQLHLVIALRELAGGATVQRVSSDLGYESVTAFIVMFKKALGTTPARYFAT, encoded by the coding sequence ATGATCTCAAAATCGGGCCAATCCGCAAAACTGCCCTCCTGCTACGACGACTTTGATCCCGACTGGTCAGATCGGCCGGCCATCGCTGTCCGCCTCGACTTCAGTGACTATGAGGCTGAAGTGCCCCAGCACCAGCACAGGGAAGGGCAGCTCATTCTGGCTTTGCACGGGGCCGTCACATGCAGGACGGAGAATGGCATCTGGATTGTGCCACCAGACTGCGGGATCTGGATACCCGGCGGTGTGCCCCACAGCAACCAGGTCACGTCCAACGCACGCCTGTCCTATCTGTTCGTTCAACCCGAAGCGGCCAGGCTGCCGCGGGAGTGCTGCACTCTGTCCGTGTCGCCGATGCTGCGCGAGATGATCCTCCGACTGGCGGATGTACCGGTCAATTCTGCTCCGGACGATCATGTCGGCCGTATGGTGCGGGTCTTGCTGGATGAACTCGCGCAAATGCCGATACAGGGGCTGGACTTACCCGCGTCCAGCCATCCCAAAATCGCCGCGATCACTGCTGCCCTGATGGCGGAGCCGAGCGACCGTCGCACCCTGGTCGATTGGGCAGCCCATGTCGCCATGAGCGAGCGATCGCTGAAGCGGCTGATGGTTCAAGAAACGGGGTTGACCTTCGGCCGCTGGCGGCGGCAGCTGCACCTGGTGATCGCGCTGCGCGAACTGGCCGGCGGCGCGACGGTCCAGAGGGTGTCGAGCGACCTCGGCTACGAGTCCGTCACCGCCTTCATCGTGATGTTCAAGAAGGCGCTCGGGACGACACCGGCACGCTACTTCGCAACCTGA
- a CDS encoding DUF4142 domain-containing protein, translating into MKPFLIAGLAVLIASPVFAQTAAEKTGVNSVLGVAPKTQDFVAEAATSDMFEIESSKLAIARSDAPTKAFAEQMVKDHQKTTQELKALVSGGKVEAKIPQTMTSGQQSMLDKLKSLQGEDFTKQYHSDQENAHEDAVDLFKRYGDEGDNADLKAWAAKTRPALEEHLQMAKDLNK; encoded by the coding sequence ATGAAGCCTTTCCTTATTGCCGGACTTGCCGTGCTGATCGCATCCCCTGTGTTTGCACAGACGGCGGCGGAAAAAACCGGTGTCAATTCCGTGCTCGGCGTTGCGCCGAAGACGCAGGATTTCGTGGCGGAAGCTGCGACATCGGACATGTTCGAGATCGAATCCAGCAAGCTTGCGATCGCGCGCTCCGATGCACCGACCAAGGCCTTCGCAGAGCAGATGGTGAAGGATCATCAGAAGACGACGCAGGAACTGAAGGCGCTGGTTTCCGGCGGCAAGGTGGAGGCGAAGATCCCGCAGACGATGACATCGGGGCAGCAGTCGATGCTCGACAAGCTCAAGAGCCTGCAGGGCGAGGATTTCACGAAGCAATATCATTCCGACCAGGAAAATGCCCATGAGGATGCCGTCGATCTCTTCAAGCGCTATGGCGACGAGGGCGACAATGCGGACCTGAAGGCCTGGGCCGCCAAGACGCGCCCGGCGCTGGAAGAGCATCTGCAAATGGCGAAGGATTTGAACAAGTAG
- a CDS encoding nuclear transport factor 2 family protein translates to MTLQDTPPMGNIDELVALAKTYFDAAYAMDADTFATIFDPAALVTRRGDGDSVVVTPVAAWLDAVRSLASPQDAGSVRADRILSIAIIRDMALLKLRLRIPPREVTDLLSCFYLNGRWQIVQKVFAAEILA, encoded by the coding sequence ATGACGTTGCAGGACACGCCCCCGATGGGAAACATAGATGAATTGGTCGCCTTGGCGAAAACCTACTTCGATGCCGCCTACGCGATGGACGCCGACACGTTCGCGACCATCTTCGATCCCGCCGCCCTGGTCACCAGGCGCGGCGACGGCGACAGCGTGGTGGTGACGCCTGTTGCCGCCTGGCTCGACGCCGTCCGGAGCCTCGCCTCACCGCAGGATGCCGGCAGCGTGCGCGCCGACCGGATCCTCTCCATCGCCATTATCAGGGACATGGCGCTGCTCAAGCTCCGCCTGCGGATCCCGCCCCGCGAGGTGACTGACCTGCTGTCGTGCTTTTACCTCAACGGGCGCTGGCAGATCGTCCAGAAGGTGTTCGCAGCCGAGATCCTGGCCTGA
- a CDS encoding NmrA family NAD(P)-binding protein, whose protein sequence is MSYIIHGATGAQGGPLYNRLLENGRDAIAAVRDPSKLQGKPAVATDMGLNSLIAAYRGAEGVFVHLPMGPEPVRIEQARNIVEAINEARPGRVIVSTSGNLVDVGDATRLPQTAIGILVRGVQESAVSSAIVAPKFYLENLLLPMVIDTVKTEGVLRYAFRNDFAVSWSSHFDVADVTERLFLDKNVTGMVGVGQLPGPTGVDLAGSFSRFFDRPVRFEALSPAEFGKILEPLTGPATPAIVHLYEELAKTEGQEIAEKTSAQKLLGIEPLTTEQWLTRIFR, encoded by the coding sequence TTGTCTTACATCATCCACGGCGCGACGGGTGCGCAGGGCGGGCCGCTTTACAATCGTCTGCTCGAGAACGGGAGAGACGCAATCGCGGCGGTCCGCGATCCGTCGAAGCTGCAAGGAAAACCTGCTGTCGCGACCGATATGGGTCTCAACTCCCTGATCGCCGCCTACCGAGGCGCAGAAGGCGTGTTTGTGCATTTGCCTATGGGACCGGAACCAGTGCGGATAGAGCAGGCGCGCAACATCGTCGAGGCCATCAATGAAGCGAGGCCCGGGCGGGTGATCGTCTCGACCAGCGGCAATCTCGTTGACGTCGGAGATGCGACCCGTCTTCCGCAAACCGCGATCGGCATCCTTGTGCGCGGCGTGCAGGAAAGCGCGGTCTCGTCCGCAATCGTGGCCCCCAAGTTCTACCTGGAGAACCTTCTTTTGCCGATGGTGATCGACACTGTCAAAACCGAAGGCGTCCTGAGATATGCCTTCCGCAATGATTTCGCTGTCTCGTGGAGTTCGCATTTCGATGTGGCGGACGTGACGGAAAGGCTCTTCCTCGACAAGAACGTCACCGGAATGGTCGGCGTGGGACAGTTGCCCGGTCCGACCGGGGTCGATCTTGCAGGATCCTTCTCACGATTTTTCGACCGCCCCGTTCGCTTCGAGGCCCTCTCACCCGCGGAATTTGGCAAAATCCTGGAGCCGCTGACCGGCCCAGCCACCCCGGCGATCGTCCATCTTTACGAGGAACTGGCCAAGACGGAAGGACAGGAGATCGCCGAGAAAACCAGCGCGCAGAAGCTTCTCGGGATAGAGCCTCTGACGACGGAACAGTGGCTTACGCGCATCTTCCGGTAA
- a CDS encoding alpha/beta fold hydrolase, protein MRNILVLATTVLFAGAAFAAPARSADLPKGAAHNIVLVHGAFVDQTSWKPVADILTKKGYNVTLVENPLTSLAADVDATQQALAKQDGKTVLVGHSWGGMVITQAGDDPKVSALVYVSAFAPDVGESVAILAKNGPATEGAKAIHPDDKGNLYIDPKVFPSAVAADLPLKIAETLANSQLPLNHTAFETPVDIAAWHDKPTFYVITTKDKVIAPEVQELFAARIKARTTEVAGSHASLVVHADEVAAVIEKAALTN, encoded by the coding sequence ATGCGAAATATACTAGTCTTAGCCACGACCGTTCTCTTCGCCGGGGCAGCGTTTGCCGCACCCGCCCGATCGGCTGATCTACCCAAGGGGGCGGCGCACAATATCGTGCTCGTCCATGGCGCTTTCGTCGACCAGACAAGCTGGAAGCCCGTTGCCGACATCCTCACGAAGAAGGGCTATAACGTGACGCTGGTCGAAAATCCGCTCACGTCGCTGGCTGCGGATGTCGATGCCACCCAGCAGGCACTGGCGAAGCAGGATGGCAAGACCGTCCTCGTTGGCCACTCCTGGGGCGGCATGGTCATCACGCAAGCCGGTGACGATCCCAAGGTCTCCGCGCTCGTCTACGTCTCCGCCTTCGCGCCTGACGTTGGAGAATCCGTGGCGATCCTGGCCAAGAACGGCCCGGCAACCGAAGGCGCCAAGGCAATTCATCCCGACGACAAGGGCAACCTCTATATCGATCCCAAGGTGTTTCCCTCGGCGGTGGCGGCGGACCTTCCGCTGAAGATCGCCGAAACCCTGGCAAACTCGCAGCTTCCGCTGAACCACACAGCCTTCGAGACTCCGGTCGATATCGCAGCCTGGCACGACAAGCCGACCTTCTATGTGATCACCACGAAGGACAAGGTGATCGCACCGGAGGTCCAGGAACTGTTCGCGGCCAGGATCAAGGCCAGGACCACGGAGGTGGCGGGCAGCCATGCCTCGCTCGTCGTCCATGCGGACGAGGTCGCTGCGGTCATTGAAAAGGCCGCGCTCACGAACTGA
- a CDS encoding winged helix-turn-helix transcriptional regulator, which translates to MWRGKIPDCGVERFLLLLDGPWATLIIRELLHGPQRFTELKKGLKGISAHTLTHRLKRFEDSGLVTRTAYAETPPRVVYELTPLGRSLEPILLNMNSWGLGLAEETLATALPEKADSAIEARDR; encoded by the coding sequence ATGTGGCGGGGAAAAATTCCGGACTGCGGAGTCGAGCGTTTCCTGCTGTTGCTCGATGGGCCGTGGGCGACGCTGATCATACGCGAGCTGCTGCATGGTCCCCAACGTTTCACCGAACTCAAAAAGGGCCTTAAGGGCATCAGCGCCCACACGCTGACTCATCGCCTGAAGCGTTTCGAGGACAGCGGTCTGGTAACCCGAACCGCCTATGCGGAGACGCCGCCGCGCGTTGTCTATGAATTGACGCCGCTCGGCAGATCGCTGGAACCGATCCTCCTCAACATGAATAGCTGGGGGCTGGGGCTGGCCGAGGAAACGCTGGCGACAGCTTTGCCCGAAAAGGCGGATTCCGCAATTGAAGCCAGGGATCGTTGA
- a CDS encoding NmrA family NAD(P)-binding protein, which produces MRISVVGATGRVGAKLTRTLLRSGHQVRALSRGGPALDALVELGAEPFLGSFDTGAGDLDQFFQGADAAFLMVKTDWNNIEGHYPAVAQRFVDALEKSSVKLAVSLTAMGSDVKGKTGHFECFHDLDEKLNELGNINLVHLRAAWFMEDVSAWTGPVAKYGRIAWFCKPDLKMPWVATDDIAWLAAKELTNPTGKHRVYLEVGSEDVSMNELAAIIGREIGRPVEYRYIETTRKDVEAEFLARFGTPEKWQDDTLSADALNNGIVRFHGEHEVRPKLPTTMEAFIRDVWKPRYLESVAREHQPETFQMWSARQ; this is translated from the coding sequence ATGCGAATTTCTGTCGTCGGCGCCACGGGACGAGTCGGCGCCAAGCTGACCCGAACCCTGCTGAGATCAGGGCATCAGGTCAGAGCGTTGTCGAGAGGTGGCCCAGCGCTTGACGCACTGGTCGAGCTCGGAGCAGAGCCATTCCTGGGAAGCTTTGACACAGGAGCGGGAGACCTTGACCAGTTTTTCCAGGGTGCAGATGCCGCGTTCCTGATGGTGAAGACCGATTGGAACAACATCGAGGGACACTACCCCGCTGTTGCCCAGCGCTTTGTCGATGCGCTCGAAAAATCCTCCGTCAAACTGGCCGTAAGCCTGACGGCCATGGGTTCGGATGTGAAGGGGAAAACGGGTCATTTTGAGTGCTTCCACGACCTGGACGAAAAGCTCAACGAACTCGGCAATATCAATTTGGTCCACCTGCGCGCCGCCTGGTTCATGGAAGACGTGTCGGCGTGGACGGGGCCGGTTGCCAAATACGGTCGAATTGCCTGGTTCTGCAAACCTGATCTAAAGATGCCCTGGGTGGCGACCGATGACATCGCATGGCTGGCAGCGAAGGAACTGACCAATCCGACGGGCAAACACCGCGTCTATCTCGAAGTCGGCTCGGAAGATGTCTCGATGAACGAACTGGCCGCGATCATCGGCAGGGAGATCGGCAGGCCGGTGGAGTACCGCTACATCGAAACAACGCGCAAGGATGTGGAAGCCGAATTTCTGGCGCGGTTCGGGACGCCGGAGAAATGGCAGGACGACACCCTGAGTGCTGACGCTTTGAACAATGGCATCGTAAGGTTCCATGGCGAGCACGAGGTTCGTCCGAAATTGCCCACGACGATGGAGGCGTTCATCAGGGACGTCTGGAAGCCGCGTTATCTGGAATCGGTTGCGCGCGAACACCAACCCGAGACATTTCAGATGTGGAGCGCAAGGCAATAG